Proteins encoded in a region of the Nicotiana tomentosiformis chromosome 9, ASM39032v3, whole genome shotgun sequence genome:
- the LOC104096101 gene encoding uncharacterized protein — protein MKRDHTIGEDYELWDIVTDGLLATMKINAKGVEVPKTKADHTAEDLRKWEKNTKAKKWLVCGLDQDEYSRIQSCTNAKEIWDTLQVAHEGTPQVNRSRGTLLYSHYENFTMKEGETIQEMYTRVLPITWESKITAIQESKNIATLPLYELIGNLIAYELRRQTMKIDVPKMERSLTLRITEGSDLEDDEVAMITKDFKKYLRRGKGPSRSRSYSKSKVPEKQTNDGCYKCGKTDHYIKNCPQWEIEWKKERAERRNMKKEQVQPKKSNNK, from the exons atgAAGAGAGATCACAccataggagaagactatgagctatgggacattgtcacagatggtctactggctaccatgaagataaatgccaAAGGAGTAGAGGTGCCAAAGACAAAAGCTGACCACACTGCTGAGGACTTGAGGAAATGGGAAAAGAAtactaaagccaagaaatggcttgtttgtggactcgatcaagatgagtacagtagaatccaAAGCTGTACCAATGCTAAGGAAATCTGGGACACTTTacaagtggcccatgaaggaacacctcaagtgaatAGGTCCAGAGGAACTCTACTGTATTCTCACTATGAGAACTTTaccatgaaggaaggggaaaccattcaagagatgtacacaag ggttctgcctattacttgggagagcaaaatcactgccattcaggaatcaaagaatattgccactctCCCATTGTATGAGTTAATTGGAAATCTCATtgcttatgaacttaggagacaaaccatgaaaatAGATGTACCTAAGATGGAAAGAAGCCTGACACTCAGAAttactgaaggttctgatctagaagatgatgaagtggctatgatcaccaaggacttcaagaagtacttGAGGAGAGGAAAGGGTCCTTCAAGAAGTAGAAGCTATAGTAAATCAAAAGTTCCtgagaagcaaaccaatgatggatgctacaagtgtggaaagacgGATCACTACATCAAAAACTGTCCCCAATGGGAAATTgagtggaagaaggaaagagctgaacgaaggaACATGAAGAAAgaacaggttcaacccaagaaaagtAACAACAAAtga